In the Syngnathus scovelli strain Florida chromosome 8, RoL_Ssco_1.2, whole genome shotgun sequence genome, one interval contains:
- the gcgb gene encoding glucagon b isoform X1, producing MEHAYSLAGLLLLIIVQSSWQVPDQHTYSIENSVSSEPLELSSTKRHSEGTFSNDYSKYLETRRAQDFVQWLKNSKRNGRSVIRRHADGTYTSDMSAYLQDQAAKEFVSWLKAGRGRRQ from the exons ATGGAACACGCTTACTCTTTGGCTGGACTCCTTCTGCTCATCATCGTCCAAAGCAGTTGGCAGGTGCCGGACCAACATACATACTCGAT CGAGAACTCCGTTTCAAGTGAACCTCTCGAGCTTTCCAGCACGAAGAGACATTCAGAGGGAACGTTTTCCAACGACTACAGTAAATACCTGGAAACGAGAAGAGCGCAAGACTTTGTTCAGTGGCTCAAGAACTCAAAACGAAATGG CAGAAGTGTAATTCGGCGCCATGCAGACGGCACCTACACCAGCGACATGAGTGCCTACCTTCAGGACCAGGCAGCCAAGGAGTTTGTGAGCTGGCTCAAGGCCGGCCGAGGCAGACGGCAGTAG
- the LOC125974010 gene encoding sodium-driven chloride bicarbonate exchanger-like — protein sequence MQISPQPSDPSGKRVHASSALSGCHGMDAHPSSIISKHAEGSSPVKKSPREMTNESEADTFPEPKDAHGGKLSPPGSGAHGDADARHGHTLHGAGAGDKCNFSPSAQPPPSATAGVMFPYPSQHAAFSIGSPGRYVAHHPVLANGAYNGLLSNSSAAQGYPPPPPPPPASAAGYPYAQQYGAAYQGGAFYQFSPAQAPGLVPGKAQVYLCNRALWLKFHRHQTEMIITKQGRRMFPFLSFNISGLDPTAHYNIFVDVILADPNHWRFQGGKWVPCGKADTNVVGNRVYMHPDSPNTGAHWMRQEISFGKLKLTNNKGASNNTGQMVVLQSLHKYQPRLHVVEVNEDGTEDGSQPGRVQTFTFPETQFIAVTAYQNTDITQLKIDHNPFAKGFRDNYDTVYTGCDIDRLTPSPGDSPRSQLVAGSRYTVHSPFLQEQFVSSYAKSRFHPGVAAAAGADRGMALGNSLQGDEASVGGAPQRWFVSPANNRLDFAASAYEAADFAGNAATLLSYAAAGVKALPLPAAGCSNRALGYYADPSGWGGRTPPQYCGGVGGKASSVFPCWPANSIGGRSNCLAEEGDSVPTQRSPGASEEAKAKDVTSESSWIETPSSIKSIDSSDSGIFEAVKRRRMSPSSTPVPDTVSPLKTDLLRDDKACSKDIGYYGFYPTNGDSCTNAALPLWHGAQKQSGWAQHHHHLHHHHPLLHRHLRHCSMDTQDQAVHMEPLLPNVNSSFASSFGRRSLRSDDEAVVDRGGTRSQQSTNFEPEDLEGHRTLYIGVHVPLGSIRQRSHRRHRHHGNKHKRRSRERALPLVEGRESPTYDTPSQRVQFLLGTEDEDEEHIPHDLFTEMDEIFMREGEADSEWKESARWLKFEEDVEDGGERWSKPYVATLSLHSLFELRSCVINGTVLLDMRAGAIEDIADMVLDHQELYSPLGDELRKKVRQALLKPHHHQNQKKLANRLPIVRSLADIGRRSSDSHLDKNGQMTTSQSHLAGPDGKGDITRENSSVDLSKMDLHFMKKIPPGAEACNVLIGELEFLNKPVVAFVRLSPAVLLSGLAEVPIATRFLFILLGPVGRGPQYHEIGRSMATLMTDEVFHDVAYKAKDRNDLIAGIDEFLDQVTVLPPGEWDPSIRIEPPKNVPSQEKRKKNTNDAAEGNEEEHEGHGGPELQRTGKWFGGLVLDIKRKAPHYLSDYSDAFSLQCVASFLFLYCACMSPVITFGGLLGEATEGRISAIESLFGASLTGIAYSLFAGQPLTILGSTGPVLVFEKILFKFCKEYGLSYLSLRTCIGLWTAFLCMVLVATDASALVCYITRFTEEAFASLICIIFIYEALEKLFYLGDYYPFNKNNNLDKLSLYSCSCVEPSDPTNGTLKYWEVNNVTASEIYWEALEVKDCIEKRGEFVGSACGPNGPYVPDVLFWCVILFFSTVFMSSFLKEFRFRRYFPTKVRCIISDFAVFITIFTMVLVDYSLGIPSPKLKVPSVFKPTRDDRGWFINPLGPNPWWTVVITVFPALLCTILIFMDQQITAVIINRKEHKLKKGCGYHLDLFMVGLMLGVCSLMGLPWFVAATVLSITHVNSLKLESQCSAPGEQPKFLGIREQRLTGLMIFVLMGCSVFLTSVLKFIPMPVLYGVFLYMGASSLCGIQFFDRLTLLGMPAKHQPDFIYLRHVPLRKVHLFTLIQLSCLILLWVIKTSKAAIVFPMMVLALVFIRKLLDCIFSKRELSWLDDLMPESKKKKLEDAEEEEEQSVLAEEEGVVQVPLEGCKGLPVINITDEMSKGSFGNTWNATS from the exons ATGCAGATCTCGCCTCAGCCTAGTGACCCGTCCGGCAAGCGCGTGCACGCGAGCAGCGCACTTTCGGGCTGCCATGGAATGGACGCGCATCCTTCATCCATAATCTCAAAACACGCGGAGGGAAGTTCGCCCGTGAAAAAAAGCCCCAGGGAGATGACGAATGAGTCGGAAGCAGACACTTTCCCCGAGCCCAAGGACGCGCACGGGGGCAAACTCTCCCCTCCCGGCAGCGGTGCGCACGGAGACGCCGACGCCCGTCACGGTCACACCCTCCATGGAGCAGGAGCGGGAGACAAGTGCAACTTCTCTCCATCCGCGCAGCCTCCGCCGTCCGCCACCGCAGGAGTCATGTTCCCCTACCCGAGCCAGCACGCCGCCTTCTCCATCGGCAGTCCCGGCCGCTACGTGGCCCACCACCCGGTGCTGGCCAACGGAGCCTACAACGGCCTGCTGAGCAACTCGTCGGCGGCCCAGGGCTAcccaccgccgccgcctccgccgccTGCCTCCGCCGCCGGTTACCCGTACGCGCAGCAGTACGGGGCCGCGTACCAGGGAGGCGCTTTCTACCAGTTCTCTCCGGCCCAGGCTCCAGGGTTGGTGCCTGGGAAAGCGCAGGTGTACCTGTGCAACAGGGCCCTGTGGCTCAAGTTCCACAGGCACCAAACCGAGATGATCATCACTAAGCAGGGACG GAGGATGTTCCCGTTTTTAAGTTTCAACATTTCAGGCCTAGACCCAACTGCTCACTACAACATTTTTGTGGACGTTATCCTGGCTGATCCAAATCATTGGAGGTTCCAGGGAGGCAAGTGGGTTCCCTGTGGAAAGGCGGACACCAACGTCGTAG GAAATCGAGTTTACATGCACCCGGACTCGCCCAACACGGGTGCACACTGGATGCGTCAGGAGATCTCTTTTGGCAAATTGAAGCTGACAAACAACAAAGGGGCATCGAACAACACGGGACAG ATGGTGGTGCTTCAGTCTTTGCACAAGTACCAGCCGAGGCTCCACGTGGTGGAAGTGAACGAGGACGGCACGGAGGACGGCAGCCAGCCTGGCCGAGTACAGACGTTCACCTTCCCCGAGACGCAATTCATCGCTGTCACTGCCTACCAGAACACCGAC ATTACGCAATTGAAAATTGACCACAACCCTTTTGCCAAAGGATTTCGGGACAACTATGACAC TGTGTACACAGGCTGCGACATCGACCGTCTCACTCCGTCCCCGGGCGATTCCCCCCGCTCGCAACTCGTGGCTGGGTCTCGCTACACCGTGCACAGCCCTTTCCTCCAGGAGCAGTTCGTCAGCTCCTACGCCAAATCTCGTTTCCATCCCGGGGTGGCGGCGGCTGCTGGCGCCGACCGCGGCATGGCCCTCGGCAACAGCTTGCAGGGCGACGAGGCCTCGGTGGGCGGTGCCCCGCAGCGCTGGTTCGTCTCTCCTGCCAACAACCGACTGGACTTTGCCGCCTCGGCCTACGAGGCCGCCGACTTCGCCGGCAACGCCGCCACCCTGCTGTCGTACGCCGCCGCCGGCGTCAAGGCGCTGCCCTTGCCCGCGGCGGGCTGCTCCAACCGGGCCCTCGGCTACTACGCGGACCCTTCCGGGTGGGGAGGACGCACCCCACCGCAGTACTGCGGGGGAGTCGGCGGCAAAGCGAGCTCCGTCTTCCCCTGCTGGCCCGCCAACTCCATCGGGGGGAGGAGCAACTGCCTGGCCGAGGAGGGCGACTCCGTCCCCACGCAGCGCTCGCCCGGCGCCTCGGAGGAGGCCAAGGCCAAGGACGTGACCTCCGAGTCGAGCTGGATCGAGACGCCTTCGTCCATCAAGTCTATCGACTCCAGCGACTCGGGCATCTTCGAGGCAGTCAAGCGGAGGCGGATGTCGCCCTCCTCCACCCCGGTGCCGGACACCGTGTCCCCGCTCAAGACGGATCTTCTGAGGGACGACAAGGCCTGCTCTAAGGACATTGGCTACTACGGCTTCTACCCGACCA ATGGCGACAGCTGTACAAACGCTGCCTTGCCTTTGTGGCACGGAGCGCAAAAACAG TCTGGCTGGGctcagcatcatcatcatcttcatcatcatcatcctcttctCCATCGCCACCTACGACACTGCAGCATGGACACGCAGGACCAGGCAGTACACATGGAGCCACTGCTACCCAAT GTCAACTCTTCATTTGCCTCATCTTTTGGCCGTAGAAGTTTG AGGAGTGATGACGAAGCTGTCGTGGACAGAGGAGGAACGCGCTCGCAGCAGAGCACCAACTTTGAGCCCGAAGATCTTGAAG GTCACAGGACTCTGTACATCGGGGTTCACGTCCCATTGGGCAGCATTAGACAGCGGAGCCATCGCAGGCACCGTCACCATGGTAACAAACACAAACGGAGGAGCAGGGAGCGGGCCCTCCCATTGGTGGAGGGGAGAGAGTCACCCACCTATG ACACTCCCTCCCAAAGGGTTCAGTTCCTCCTCGGGACggaagatgaggatgaggagcaCATTCCTCACGACCTTTTCACAGAGATGGATGAGATTTTCATGAGGGAGGGCGAGGCCGATTCTGAGTGGAAGGAGAGCGCCAG GTGGCTGAAGTTTGAGGAGGACGTGGAGGATGGCGGAGAGCGATGGAGTAAACCCTACGTGGCCACGCTATCTCTGCACAGCCTGTTCGAGCTGCGCAGCTGCGTCATCAACGGCACCGTGCTGCTCGACATGAGGGCCGGCGCTATCGAGGACATCGCCG ATATGGTACTGGACCACCAGGAACTGTACTCGCCACTGGGCGATGAGCTCCGAAAGAAAGTTCGCCAAGCACTGTTGAAGCCACACCATCATCAGAACCAGAAGAAGCTGGCCAATCGCTTGCCCATCGTACGCTCGCTCGCCGATATTGGCCGACGGTCGTCAGACTCTCACCTGGACAAGAACG GTCAGATGACAACTTCACAGTCTCATTTAGCAGGTCCAGATGGAAAAGGTGACATCACCAGAGAAAATAGCTCTGTGGATTTAAGCAAG ATGGACCTCCATTTTATGAAGAAAATCCCACCGGGTGCTGAGGCGTGCAATGTCTTAATAGGAGAGTTGGAGTTCCTCAACAAGCCTGTGGTGGCTTTTGTACGTCTTTCGCCAGCCGTTCTTCTCAGCGGGCTGGCTGAGGTCCCCATCGCTACCAG GTTTCTGTTTATTCTCCTGGGACCCGTCGGAAGAGGCCCTCAATATCACGAGATCGGAAGGTCCATGGCTACACTCATGACAGACGAG gtcttCCATGATGTCGCATATAAAGCAAAGGACCGAAATGATCTAATCGCCGGGATTGACGAATTCCTCGATCAAGTGACAGTCTTGCCACCGGGAGAGTGGGATCCATCCATCAGGATAGAACCACCCAAAAATGTTCCTTCTCAG gagaagaggaagaaaaataCCAACGATGCAGCTGAGGGTAATGAAGAGGAGCATGAAGGCCATGGAGGTCCTGAACTGCAGCGCACGGggaa GTGGTTTGGCGGTCTGGTTCTCGACATCAAGCGCAAAGCCCCCCACTACTTATCCGACTACTCAGATGCGTTCAGTTTGCAGTGCGTGGCCTCGTTCCTGTTCCTCTATTGTGCCTGCATGTCCCCCGTCATCACCTTCGGAGGACTTCTGGGCGAGGCGACCGAAGGACGCATA AGTGCAATTGAATCGCTGTTCGGCGCCTCATTGACGGGCATCGCTTATTCGTTATTTGCTGGTCAACCGCTCACCATTCTGGGCAGCACTGGCCCGGTACTCGTCTTTGAGAAGATACTCTTCAAATTCTGCAA GGAGTACGGCCTGTCCTACCTGTCCCTGAGGACCTGCATCGGCCTGTGGACGGCCTTCCTGTGCATGGTGCTGGTGGCCACAGACGCCAGCGCCCTGGTGTGTTACATCACTCGCTTTACGGAGGAAGCCTTCGCCTCGCTCATCTGCATCATCTTCATTTACGAGGCCTTGGAGAAATTGTTCTACTTGGGAGACTACTATCCCTTTAACAAGAACAACAACCTGGACAAGCTCTCCTTGTACTC ATGTTCATGCGTTGAGCCTTCTGACCCCACCAACGGCACCCTGAAGTATTGGGAGGTCAATAACGTCACTGCTTCGGAAATCTACTGGGAAGCGTTGGAGGTCAAG GACTGTATTGAAAAGCGCGGCGAGTTTGTGGGCAGTGCCTGCGGTCCCAACGGACCTTACGTCCCCGACGTTCTCTTCTGGTGCGTCATTCTCTTCTTTTCCACCGTCTTCATGTCGTCTTTCCTAAAGGAGTTCCGCTTCAGACGTTATTTCCCCACCAAG GTGAGGTGCATCATTAGTGATTTTGCTGTTTTCATCACCATCTTCACCATGGTCCTGGTTGACTACTCTTTAGGGATCCCATCTCCAAAATTGAAAGTTCCAAGTGTTTTTAAG CCAACCAGAGATGATCGAGGCTGGTTCATCAACCCGCTTGGGCCAAACCCCTGGTGGACTGTCGTCATTACGGTCTTTCCAGCTCTGCTGTGCACCATCCTCATCTTCATGGACCAGCAGATTACAGCTGTCATCATAAACAGGAAGGAGCACAAGCTTAAG AAAGGCTGCGGCTACCACCTGGACCTGTTCATGGTGGGGTTGATGTTGGGCGTCTGCTCCCTGATGGGCTTGCCGTGGTTCGTGGCGGCCACCGTGCTCTCCATCACTCACGTCAACAGCCTGAAGTTGGAGTCGCAGTGCTCGGCGCCCGGCGAGCAGCCCAAGTTCCTGGGCATCAGGGAGCAACGTTTGACCGGCCTCATGATCTTCGTCCTCATGGGCTGCTCCGTCTTCCTGACGTCTGTGCTAAAG TTCATTCCCATGCCCGTCTTGTATGGTGTCTTTCTCTACATGGGAGCATCTTCTCTTTGTGGAATACAG TTTTTTGACCGTCTCACACTGTTGGGCATGCCTGCCAAGCACCAGCCAGATTTCATCTACCTGCGTCACGTACCCCTGAGGAAGGTGCACCTGTTCACGTTGATCCAGCTCAGCTGTTTGATTCTGCTCTGGGTCATCAAGACCTCCAAGGCCGCCATCGTTTTCCCCATGATG GTGTTGGCTCTGGTGTTCATCCGGAAACTGTTGGACTGCATCTTCTCAAAAAGAGAGCTGAGCTGGTTGGATGACCTCATGCCAgagagcaagaagaagaagctggAGGATGCTGAGGAG GAGGAAGAGCAGAGTGTCCTGGCTGAGGAAGAAGGCGTCGTGCAAGTGCCATTGGAGGGATGCAA AGGATTACCTGTCATCAACATCACGGATGAGATGTCCAAAGGTTCTTTTGGAAACACTTGGAATGCTACAAGCTAG
- the fap gene encoding prolyl endopeptidase FAP isoform X2: MGCGNQLVWALLGATAFITAVTVTAVILSRAHIPRVPYGFDDYFNDSIRWRSYNLYWLTDTTYLHRARDGNVYTYNVEAKTKELYLSNSTFAEVGATDYLLTGDRAHAVLEHNYTKQWRHSYTASYSFFNMNTGVFDKNVTFPPTVQYLSMAPAGKKLAYVHDYNLYLKATVMAKSVQVTKNGKKNEILNGVPDWVYEEEVFASNGALWWSTTTKYLAYVEFDDRKVQKVVYPLYRDAQYPTNVEIPYPKAGTSLPRVKLFVVNTDDEHAPKRLIQPPASLRSGDYLLTSVTWVNDNRLAVQWVTRRQNYELVQIYDLEEDKWKDTQKFEHISKTGWVGHYVPLPLFFTDDDISFYKVLSAANGYKHIHYIHKGKAIPVTSGQWEVIYISKLTKDAIYFVGYEDGDGPMRRHVYRVALGIIPSPRQCLTCHVDKHKCQYNSAYFSTDASYYRMACYGPGLPRYMLVNNRRTGASVPPVILEDNKEIEKTLRKYQMPKMKYGTIKIAGFDLWYEMLLPPNFVSSRKYPLLLDVYGGPCSQRVDYRFKLNWGTFLASTYGIIVAKFDGRGSGYQGDAILHSIYHRLGTIEVEDQITAARKFAEMRFVDQDRIAIWGWSYGGYVSSMALGAGTGVFKCGIAVAPVANWKYYDAVYTERYMGMPQQNKVAYENSTVTARAKHFKNARYLLLAGTADDNVHFQQAAEISKALVAENVQFESMWYTDKDHSLTGATKHVYNTMTDFIKKCLVDNTL, translated from the exons ATG GGCTGCGGGAACCAGTTGGTGTGGGCGCTGTTAGGGGCGACTGCCTTCATCACGGCAGTAACTGTGACTGCGGTGATTTTAAGCC GAGCACACATCCCCAGAGTGCCTTACGGCTTTGATGACTATTTCAATGACTCAATTAGGTGGAGATCTTACAATCTGTACTGGTTGACAG ATACAACATATCTACACAGAGCAAGAGATGGGAACGTCTACACCTACAATGTGGAAGCAAAGACGAAGGAGCTATACTTGAGCAATTCAACTTTt GCGGAAGTGGGCGCCACTGACTACCTGTTGACGGGTGATCGTGCACATGCTGTGTTAGAACACAATTACACAAAG CAATGGAGACACTCGTACACGGCCTCTTATTCATTCTTTAACATGAACACTGG GGTGTTTGATAAAAATGTGACCTTTCCGCCTACGGTGCAGTACTTGAGCATGGCGCCAGCGGGGAAAAAATTG GCTTACGTGCACGACTACAATCTCTATTTAAAAGCAACCGTCATGGCCAAATCTGTACAAGTGACCAAGAATGGGAAAAAGAATGAGATCCTGAATGGAGTGCCTGACTGGGTGTATGAgg AGGAGGTGTTTGCATCAAACGGAGCCTTGTGGTGGTCAACAACCACAAAGTATTTGGCCTACGTGGAGTTTGATGACAGAAAGGTTCAGAAAGTCGTCTATCCCTTATACAGAGACGCGCAGTACCCTACAAATGTGGAAATTCCATACCCAAAG GCGGGCACATCTCTGCCGAGGGTTAAACTGTTTGTGGTCAATACCGACGATGAGCACGCCCCTAAACGTCTCATCCAGCCCCCCGCTTCCCTAAGATCCGG GGATTACCTTTTGACTTCGGTCACCTGGGTCAACGACAATCGCTTGGCGGTGCAGTGGGTCACCCGAAGGCAGAATTACGAGCTTGTGCAGATTTACGACCTTGAGGAGGACAAATGGAAAGACACTCAG AAATTCGAGCATATCAGCAAAACGGGCTGGGTGGGCCAC TATGTCCCGTTGCCTCTTTTCTTTACTGATGATGACATCAGTTTTTACAAAGTGCTAAGTGCCGCCAATGGCTACAAACATATTCATTACATCCACAAG GGCAAggccataccggttacctcgggCCAGTGGGAAGTCATATACATATCCAAATTGACCAAAGATGCCAT ATATTTTGTCGGTTATGAGGATGGGGATGGACCCATGAGGAGACACGTTTACAG GGTGGCGCTCGGCATCATCCCGTCCCCTCGCCAGTGCCTCACCTGCCACGTGGACAAGCACAAGTGTCAGTACAACTCGGCTTACTTCAGCACCGACGCCTCGTATTACCGCATGGCATGTTACG GACCAGGTTTGCCCCGCTACATGCTGGTTAACAATCGGAGGACAGGTGCAAGTGTTC CGCCGGTCATTCTTGAAGATAACAAAGAAATTGAGAAAACTCTCAGAAAATACCAGATGCCCAAAATGAAGTACGGCACCATCAAAATTGCAGGATTCG ATCTCTGGTATGAGATGCTGTTACCACCTAATTTCGTATCATCCAGAAAGTACCCGCTTCTTCTTGATGT GTATGGCGGGCCCTGCAGTCAGAGGGTGGACTATCGTTTCAAGCTAAACTGGGGCACCTTCTTGGCCAGCACCTACGGGATCATTGTGGCGAAATTTGATGGAAGAGGAAGCGGTTACCAGGGCGATGCGATCTTGCACTCCATCTATCACCGTCTGGGAACGATTGAGGTGGAGGATCAAATCACGGCGGCCAG GAAATTCGCAGAGATGCGTTTTGTTGACCAAGACCGGATAGCCATTTGGGGCTGG TCCTATGGCGGCTACGTTTCCTCGATGGCACTGGGTGCCGGAACTGGAGTTTTCAAGTGCGGGATCGCAGTTGCTCCGGTTGCCAACTGGAAATATTACG ATGCCGTGTACACAGAGCGCTACATGGGCATGCCTCAACAGAACAAAGTTGCTTATGAG AATTCCACGGTAACAGCCCGAGCAAAGCACTTCAAGAATGCAAGGTATCTGCTTCTCGCCGGCACGGCAGACG ACAATGTTCACTTCCAGCAGGCGGCAGAGATCTCCAAAGCTCTGGTTGCCGAGAATGTGCAATTTGAGTCCATG TGGTACACGGACAAGGACCACAGTCTGACTGGCGCCACCAAGCACGTGTATAACACCATGACTGACTTCATAAAGAAATGTCTTGTGGACAATAcattgtga
- the fap gene encoding prolyl endopeptidase FAP isoform X1, with amino-acid sequence MGCGNQLVWALLGATAFITAVTVTAVILSRAHIPRVPYGFDDYFNDSIRWRSYNLYWLTDTTYLHRARDGNVYTYNVEAKTKELYLSNSTFAEVGATDYLLTGDRAHAVLEHNYTKQWRHSYTASYSFFNMNTGVFDKNVTFPPTVQYLSMAPAGKKLAYVHDYNLYLKATVMAKSVQVTKNGKKNEILNGVPDWVYEEEVFASNGALWWSTTTKYLAYVEFDDRKVQKVVYPLYRDAQYPTNVEIPYPKAGTSLPRVKLFVVNTDDEHAPKRLIQPPASLRSGDYLLTSVTWVNDNRLAVQWVTRRQNYELVQIYDLEEDKWKDTQKFEHISKTGWVGHYVPLPLFFTDDDISFYKVLSAANGYKHIHYIHKGKAIPVTSGQWEVIYISKLTKDAIYFVGYEDGDGPMRRHVYRVALGIIPSPRQCLTCHVDKHKCQYNSAYFSTDASYYRMACYGPGLPRYMLVNNRRTGASVPPVILEDNKEIEKTLRKYQMPKMKYGTIKIAGFDLWYEMLLPPNFVSSRKYPLLLDVYGGPCSQRVDYRFKLNWGTFLASTYGIIVAKFDGRGSGYQGDAILHSIYHRLGTIEVEDQITAARKFAEMRFVDQDRIAIWGWSYGGYVSSMALGAGTGVFKCGIAVAPVANWKYYDAVYTERYMGMPQQNKVAYENSTVTARAKHFKNARYLLLAGTADDNVHFQQAAEISKALVAENVQFESMVNIGSQGSREWYTDKDHSLTGATKHVYNTMTDFIKKCLVDNTL; translated from the exons ATG GGCTGCGGGAACCAGTTGGTGTGGGCGCTGTTAGGGGCGACTGCCTTCATCACGGCAGTAACTGTGACTGCGGTGATTTTAAGCC GAGCACACATCCCCAGAGTGCCTTACGGCTTTGATGACTATTTCAATGACTCAATTAGGTGGAGATCTTACAATCTGTACTGGTTGACAG ATACAACATATCTACACAGAGCAAGAGATGGGAACGTCTACACCTACAATGTGGAAGCAAAGACGAAGGAGCTATACTTGAGCAATTCAACTTTt GCGGAAGTGGGCGCCACTGACTACCTGTTGACGGGTGATCGTGCACATGCTGTGTTAGAACACAATTACACAAAG CAATGGAGACACTCGTACACGGCCTCTTATTCATTCTTTAACATGAACACTGG GGTGTTTGATAAAAATGTGACCTTTCCGCCTACGGTGCAGTACTTGAGCATGGCGCCAGCGGGGAAAAAATTG GCTTACGTGCACGACTACAATCTCTATTTAAAAGCAACCGTCATGGCCAAATCTGTACAAGTGACCAAGAATGGGAAAAAGAATGAGATCCTGAATGGAGTGCCTGACTGGGTGTATGAgg AGGAGGTGTTTGCATCAAACGGAGCCTTGTGGTGGTCAACAACCACAAAGTATTTGGCCTACGTGGAGTTTGATGACAGAAAGGTTCAGAAAGTCGTCTATCCCTTATACAGAGACGCGCAGTACCCTACAAATGTGGAAATTCCATACCCAAAG GCGGGCACATCTCTGCCGAGGGTTAAACTGTTTGTGGTCAATACCGACGATGAGCACGCCCCTAAACGTCTCATCCAGCCCCCCGCTTCCCTAAGATCCGG GGATTACCTTTTGACTTCGGTCACCTGGGTCAACGACAATCGCTTGGCGGTGCAGTGGGTCACCCGAAGGCAGAATTACGAGCTTGTGCAGATTTACGACCTTGAGGAGGACAAATGGAAAGACACTCAG AAATTCGAGCATATCAGCAAAACGGGCTGGGTGGGCCAC TATGTCCCGTTGCCTCTTTTCTTTACTGATGATGACATCAGTTTTTACAAAGTGCTAAGTGCCGCCAATGGCTACAAACATATTCATTACATCCACAAG GGCAAggccataccggttacctcgggCCAGTGGGAAGTCATATACATATCCAAATTGACCAAAGATGCCAT ATATTTTGTCGGTTATGAGGATGGGGATGGACCCATGAGGAGACACGTTTACAG GGTGGCGCTCGGCATCATCCCGTCCCCTCGCCAGTGCCTCACCTGCCACGTGGACAAGCACAAGTGTCAGTACAACTCGGCTTACTTCAGCACCGACGCCTCGTATTACCGCATGGCATGTTACG GACCAGGTTTGCCCCGCTACATGCTGGTTAACAATCGGAGGACAGGTGCAAGTGTTC CGCCGGTCATTCTTGAAGATAACAAAGAAATTGAGAAAACTCTCAGAAAATACCAGATGCCCAAAATGAAGTACGGCACCATCAAAATTGCAGGATTCG ATCTCTGGTATGAGATGCTGTTACCACCTAATTTCGTATCATCCAGAAAGTACCCGCTTCTTCTTGATGT GTATGGCGGGCCCTGCAGTCAGAGGGTGGACTATCGTTTCAAGCTAAACTGGGGCACCTTCTTGGCCAGCACCTACGGGATCATTGTGGCGAAATTTGATGGAAGAGGAAGCGGTTACCAGGGCGATGCGATCTTGCACTCCATCTATCACCGTCTGGGAACGATTGAGGTGGAGGATCAAATCACGGCGGCCAG GAAATTCGCAGAGATGCGTTTTGTTGACCAAGACCGGATAGCCATTTGGGGCTGG TCCTATGGCGGCTACGTTTCCTCGATGGCACTGGGTGCCGGAACTGGAGTTTTCAAGTGCGGGATCGCAGTTGCTCCGGTTGCCAACTGGAAATATTACG ATGCCGTGTACACAGAGCGCTACATGGGCATGCCTCAACAGAACAAAGTTGCTTATGAG AATTCCACGGTAACAGCCCGAGCAAAGCACTTCAAGAATGCAAGGTATCTGCTTCTCGCCGGCACGGCAGACG ACAATGTTCACTTCCAGCAGGCGGCAGAGATCTCCAAAGCTCTGGTTGCCGAGAATGTGCAATTTGAGTCCATGGTAAATATTGGCTCGCAGGGAAGTCGTGAG TGGTACACGGACAAGGACCACAGTCTGACTGGCGCCACCAAGCACGTGTATAACACCATGACTGACTTCATAAAGAAATGTCTTGTGGACAATAcattgtga
- the gcgb gene encoding glucagon b isoform X2, translated as MEHAYSLAGLLLLIIVQSSWQVPDQHTYSIENSVSSEPLELSSTKRHSEGTFSNDYSKYLETRRAQDFVQWLKNSKRNGSVIRRHADGTYTSDMSAYLQDQAAKEFVSWLKAGRGRRQ; from the exons ATGGAACACGCTTACTCTTTGGCTGGACTCCTTCTGCTCATCATCGTCCAAAGCAGTTGGCAGGTGCCGGACCAACATACATACTCGAT CGAGAACTCCGTTTCAAGTGAACCTCTCGAGCTTTCCAGCACGAAGAGACATTCAGAGGGAACGTTTTCCAACGACTACAGTAAATACCTGGAAACGAGAAGAGCGCAAGACTTTGTTCAGTGGCTCAAGAACTCAAAACGAAATGG AAGTGTAATTCGGCGCCATGCAGACGGCACCTACACCAGCGACATGAGTGCCTACCTTCAGGACCAGGCAGCCAAGGAGTTTGTGAGCTGGCTCAAGGCCGGCCGAGGCAGACGGCAGTAG